Part of the bacterium genome is shown below.
TGGGTTGAGCTCGAATCAATCCATAGACAGGAGGGAGGACTACGCCATGAACAGGATACCAGCAAGTCATCGTATTGACCAAGAGATTTCCGAGCACCTGGACCGTAAGCACGGGGGTGAGCTTCTTCACGAGTTGGGACAGTCGAGCCTGGTGAAGCTGATTGCCGAGCTTGTGGAGCGTGAGGTGTCGGAGTTT
Proteins encoded:
- a CDS encoding transposase codes for the protein MNRIPASHRIDQEISEHLDRKHGGELLHELGQSSLVKLIAELVEREVSEFLGRGYYERRDGEEDHRGYRNGVRKRTFKGSEGSVKVPIPRVRETP